One stretch of Zingiber officinale cultivar Zhangliang chromosome 6B, Zo_v1.1, whole genome shotgun sequence DNA includes these proteins:
- the LOC121990472 gene encoding E3 ubiquitin-protein ligase MPSR1-like, with amino-acid sequence MHVPNEFLERRTERAKKKKKEKVRAMAAEREAAAAAAEASLESRIRDALSDGEEGGLSRLSQLILRVTDSLLQESAADDSQPAYRIVLFDPVTRRMVVLRGDTSLLEALLSESARLGGGPPPASKASIEAMRTVRDVAGEEQDCSVCLDGLVGGGDASDAVKEMPCGHRFHEGCIVKWLAMHGSCPLCRFRMPTEGDPGSKMAGSEEGIEAEGDEVGTRRGRSRIWAMIVYRGHLNSTPSDLDQPSSTSPENGGDGGGGGGDE; translated from the coding sequence ATGCACGTTCCAAACGAATTTTTAGAAAGACGGACAGaaagggcaaaaaaaaaaaaaaaggaaaaagtccGAGCGATGGCGGCGGAGAGAGAGGCGGCGGCGGCAGCGGCCGAGGCTAGCCTCGAGAGCCGCATCAGAGATGCCCTGAGCGACGGCGAAGAAGGTGGCCTATCTCGCCTCTCCCAGCTCATCCTCCGTGTGACGGATTCACTGCTGCAGGAATCGGCGGCGGACGATTCCCAGCCGGCGTATCGGATCGTGCTCTTCGATCCCGTGACTCGGCGCATGGTGGTTCTGCGGGGGGACACCTCGCTCTTGGAGGCGCTGTTGTCTGAGAGCGCCAGGCTGGGCGGAGGCCCGCCGCCGGCGTCCAAGGCGTCGATCGAGGCGATGAGGACGGTACGGGATGTTGCGGGAGAGGAACAAGATTGCTCGGTGTGCTTGGACGGGTTGGTGGGCGGAGGAGACGCGTCGGATGCTGTGAAGGAGATGCCATGCGGGCATCGATTCCACGAAGGGTGCATCGTGAAGTGGCTGGCGATGCACGGGTCCTGCCCCTTGTGCCGATTCCGGATGCCGACTGAGGGCGATCCCGGATCGAAGATGGCTGGTAGCGAGGAGGGCATCGAAGCGGAAGGCGACGAGGTGGGAACGCGTAGGGGCAGAAGCCGGATCTGGGCCATGATCGTCTACAGAGGCCATCTGAATAGCACACCAAGCGATCTCGACCAACCCTCCTCAACTTCACCGGAAAATGGAGGAGACGGTGGCGGCGGAGGTGGAGACGAGTAA